From a region of the Dickeya poaceiphila genome:
- a CDS encoding D-amino acid dehydrogenase, with protein MKVMVLGAGVVGVTSAWYLHQQGFEVEVIDRQPGPALEASFANAGGVCPGFAGPWASPGMLLKAFRWLFVPQAPLKWRPALSPAQWLWLWRFARNCRLDAYRTNKSRMQRIAHYSQQCLHQLRNELGLDYAQSSLGVLQLFGNEQELAMAHHASQVLTQFGVNHRLVDRQAVTQIEPALLQANAPLTGGLYLPDDEAGDCALFTRRLAAVLQQRGVRFHFNTPIERLRASDDRRRVTGVETPVGVLTADAVVVALGCASVPLLSQVGIRLPIYPVKGYSVTLPITDDAAAPRVCVMYEHHKVMIARLGNQLRAAGIAEISDFSTQPDAKKSAFVASVAQRLFPGVGDYQTAQRWCGLRPMTPDGPGYVGATPIAGLFLACGQGSNGWTQAAGVGRIVADVVAGRTPDIDLDGLTLAYR; from the coding sequence ATGAAGGTGATGGTGCTTGGCGCGGGCGTGGTGGGGGTCACCAGCGCCTGGTATTTGCATCAACAAGGGTTTGAGGTTGAGGTGATCGACCGCCAGCCCGGTCCGGCGCTGGAGGCCAGTTTCGCCAACGCAGGCGGTGTGTGTCCCGGTTTCGCCGGTCCCTGGGCATCGCCCGGTATGTTGCTCAAGGCATTCCGCTGGTTGTTTGTGCCGCAGGCGCCGCTCAAATGGCGCCCGGCGCTTAGCCCGGCGCAGTGGCTGTGGCTGTGGCGCTTCGCCCGCAACTGCAGACTGGATGCCTACCGCACCAACAAAAGCCGGATGCAGCGTATCGCCCACTACAGCCAGCAGTGTCTGCACCAACTGCGCAATGAATTGGGGCTGGATTACGCTCAATCGTCGCTGGGGGTGCTGCAACTGTTCGGCAACGAACAGGAACTGGCGATGGCGCATCATGCGTCGCAGGTGTTGACGCAGTTCGGCGTCAATCACCGACTGGTTGACCGTCAGGCGGTGACGCAGATCGAACCGGCGCTCTTGCAGGCGAACGCGCCGCTGACCGGTGGTCTCTATCTGCCGGACGACGAAGCGGGCGACTGCGCGCTATTTACCCGGCGCCTGGCGGCGGTGTTGCAGCAGCGCGGCGTGCGTTTCCATTTCAATACCCCGATTGAACGCCTGCGGGCGAGCGATGATCGGCGGCGGGTGACCGGCGTGGAAACCCCTGTCGGTGTGCTAACGGCGGATGCGGTGGTGGTGGCGTTGGGATGCGCGTCGGTGCCTTTGCTGAGTCAGGTGGGTATCCGCTTGCCGATTTATCCGGTGAAAGGGTACTCGGTGACACTGCCGATCACCGACGATGCTGCCGCACCGCGGGTGTGCGTGATGTACGAGCATCATAAGGTGATGATCGCCCGTCTGGGGAACCAGTTGCGGGCAGCGGGGATTGCCGAAATTTCGGATTTCAGTACTCAGCCGGACGCGAAAAAAAGCGCCTTTGTGGCGAGTGTGGCGCAGCGGCTGTTTCCGGGGGTGGGCGACTATCAGACAGCACAGCGTTGGTGTGGCCTGCGCCCAATGACGCCGGACGGCCCCGGCTATGTGGGCGCTACGCCGATAGCCGGTTTGTTTCTGGCCTGCGGGCAGGGTTCCAATGGCTGGACGCAGGCAGCAGGCGTCGGGCGTATCGTCGCGGATGTGGTAGCTGGCAGAACGCCGGATATCGATCTGGATGGACTGACGCTGGCGTATCGTTAA
- a CDS encoding TetR/AcrR family transcriptional regulator — protein sequence MSTAAKEKEGDVRQRILQEAITRFAHKGSDLTTVREITEATQVNIAAINYHFGSKDGLLQAVLDAVLQPLNAERDRLLDEAERRWGDSPPLSALLDALLRPLVQSARTPDGGRVAVRLLQHLRATPQGEVSLLLSDRFDGTAHRFIQAFVRAVPHISRAEAIWRYEFARGGAMHVLADVDPRSGRLSLLSQGLCDSNDDEQVLRQLLRFVSTGFAAPSVDSEPDE from the coding sequence ATGAGTACAGCAGCCAAAGAAAAAGAGGGGGATGTCCGGCAACGCATCCTGCAGGAAGCGATAACGCGTTTCGCCCACAAGGGCAGCGACCTGACCACAGTGCGGGAGATTACCGAAGCGACGCAGGTCAACATCGCCGCTATCAACTACCACTTCGGTTCCAAAGACGGGTTGTTGCAGGCGGTGTTGGATGCCGTGCTACAACCGCTGAACGCCGAGCGCGACCGGTTGCTGGACGAAGCGGAGCGGCGGTGGGGCGATTCGCCGCCGCTGTCGGCGCTGCTGGATGCCCTGTTGCGGCCGCTGGTGCAAAGCGCACGCACGCCGGACGGTGGCCGTGTCGCGGTACGGCTGTTGCAGCACCTGCGCGCCACGCCGCAGGGCGAGGTATCGCTGTTGCTGTCGGACCGTTTTGATGGTACCGCCCACCGTTTTATTCAGGCGTTCGTCCGGGCGGTGCCACATATTTCGCGCGCCGAGGCTATCTGGCGCTATGAGTTTGCCCGCGGCGGCGCCATGCATGTGCTGGCGGACGTCGATCCGCGCTCTGGTCGTTTGTCGTTGTTATCGCAGGGATTGTGCGACAGCAACGACGACGAGCAGGTGCTGCGGCAATTGTTACGGTTCGTCAGCACGGGCTTTGCCGCGCCATCGGTGGATTCCGAGCCGGACGAATAA
- a CDS encoding 4-hydroxy-tetrahydrodipicolinate synthase family protein: MSREKIEGSFVALITPFNDNGSVDFGAFETLLQFQEQNGTAAVLIMGSTGEVSMLSPEERREIIRRTAGFNSGKMKIFFGCTGNNTDTTIDYVRFAKDNGADGAIIAAPAYICASESDIEHYFLEIADATDLPLGIYNNPPRVKTDLHWTSLLRIFKHPNYVIHKESTTRVGQVAQVLAGNPDVSVMCCDSPNLGLVVPTMSLGGHGTANMTGNIAPAELAAISRPWREAGDAERFRDAYQHLLPLLHYTYSAINPVAVKSLMKAVGLPAGSLRRPLRDLDGDALERGVRIVAELGLREKYGFR, translated from the coding sequence ATGAGCAGAGAAAAAATTGAAGGGTCTTTTGTCGCGCTGATTACACCGTTTAACGACAATGGCAGCGTGGATTTCGGCGCATTTGAAACCCTGTTGCAGTTTCAGGAGCAAAACGGCACCGCGGCGGTGTTGATTATGGGGTCTACCGGCGAAGTGTCGATGCTCTCTCCGGAAGAGCGCCGGGAAATCATTCGTCGTACCGCCGGTTTTAACAGCGGCAAGATGAAGATCTTTTTCGGTTGTACCGGCAACAATACCGATACCACCATCGACTATGTGCGCTTTGCCAAAGACAACGGGGCCGATGGTGCCATCATCGCGGCGCCTGCCTATATTTGCGCCAGCGAAAGCGATATCGAGCACTATTTTCTGGAGATCGCCGACGCCACCGACCTGCCGCTCGGTATCTATAACAATCCGCCGCGAGTGAAGACCGACCTGCACTGGACATCGCTGCTGCGTATATTCAAGCATCCGAATTACGTGATCCATAAAGAATCCACCACCCGTGTTGGCCAGGTGGCGCAAGTGTTGGCGGGCAACCCGGACGTGTCAGTAATGTGCTGCGATTCGCCCAACCTTGGTCTGGTGGTACCCACGATGTCGCTGGGTGGTCACGGTACCGCCAACATGACCGGTAACATCGCACCGGCGGAACTGGCGGCGATTTCCAGACCGTGGCGCGAGGCGGGTGACGCTGAACGTTTCCGCGACGCGTACCAGCATCTGTTGCCACTGCTGCACTACACCTATTCCGCCATTAACCCGGTTGCGGTGAAATCGCTGATGAAGGCGGTCGGCCTGCCTGCGGGCAGCCTGCGCCGCCCGCTGCGCGACCTGGACGGCGACGCGCTGGAGCGTGGGGTGCGCATTGTGGCGGAACTGGGGCTGCGTGAAAAATACGGATTTCGCTGA
- a CDS encoding methyl-accepting chemotaxis protein has product MNKIFTAYDNLKVGIKLAIGFGLILLMSAFITLSGVNGFRDIDSYVQKAIVSNNINNNLNEARRARLNFQYTHDYASINKVGDLMTKVGQTLNQAQQLHWQPESQKLLKQLSDAYKNYLPAREALIQASQQRDAASQKLNRNNSTNEINALRSQLNSKTLTPELRTEFATLSEQLSEVRDLAHELLVNPSQQSETTLRTALGNMKSLFSQALPKFTSEQQGPLNQALQFFSAYNGYIDDYMKAVQGEKAATKTMSEAAAVMNETSENLYQRQLPLIQSITLGSQWQLLLTGLVIIVIGVLMSWRITLQITRPLHQSLSLAERIAQGDLTASIKAVRRDELGMLMSAMAAMNHKLREMIAEIREGVSNVASAASEIAAGNTDLSSRTEQQSAAVVETAASMEQLTSTVKQNADNAHHASQLAADASTNATRGGEIVTDVVSTMNEIAVSSRRISEITTVINGIAFQTNILALNAAVEAARAGEQGRGFAVVAGEVRSLAQRSAQAAKEIETLIGESVTRVNTGSALVENAGKTMDDIIRSITHVHDIMGEIASASDEQSRGINQISTAITEMDATTQQNAALVEESSAAANSLEEQAQILEQAVSMFRLSHDGSTPQVSQHAAISAKPSLMLGKPAMKTSTKTAAVKKTPVVAGSKDDWESF; this is encoded by the coding sequence ATGAATAAAATTTTTACTGCTTATGATAATCTGAAAGTCGGCATCAAGCTGGCAATCGGTTTCGGACTCATTTTACTGATGTCTGCCTTTATTACACTATCGGGAGTGAATGGTTTTCGTGATATTGACAGTTACGTCCAGAAAGCCATCGTTAGCAACAATATTAATAATAACCTCAATGAAGCCAGACGCGCCCGACTCAATTTTCAGTATACGCATGACTACGCCTCTATTAATAAGGTCGGCGACCTGATGACAAAAGTAGGACAGACGCTGAATCAGGCCCAGCAACTGCACTGGCAGCCAGAATCACAGAAATTACTGAAACAGCTTAGCGATGCCTATAAAAACTACCTCCCTGCACGTGAAGCCTTGATCCAAGCCAGCCAGCAGCGGGACGCCGCATCACAAAAGCTAAACCGTAACAATAGTACCAATGAAATCAATGCATTACGTTCACAGTTGAACAGCAAGACCCTGACACCGGAATTAAGGACAGAGTTTGCCACCCTCTCAGAACAGCTTTCCGAGGTCCGTGATTTGGCACATGAATTATTGGTGAATCCATCCCAACAGTCCGAAACCACTCTTCGCACCGCGCTTGGCAACATGAAAAGTCTGTTCAGCCAGGCATTACCCAAATTCACCTCCGAACAGCAAGGTCCACTGAACCAAGCCTTACAGTTTTTCTCCGCTTACAACGGTTATATTGATGATTACATGAAAGCTGTTCAGGGTGAGAAAGCAGCCACCAAGACAATGTCAGAGGCTGCGGCTGTCATGAACGAGACATCCGAAAACTTGTATCAACGACAGCTGCCGCTGATTCAAAGCATCACTCTCGGTTCTCAATGGCAATTACTGTTGACGGGGCTGGTGATTATCGTTATCGGGGTATTGATGTCATGGCGCATCACGCTGCAGATTACCCGCCCGTTACACCAGAGCCTGTCACTGGCTGAACGTATTGCGCAAGGTGACCTGACTGCCTCCATCAAAGCCGTTCGCCGCGATGAACTGGGTATGCTGATGTCAGCGATGGCAGCCATGAACCATAAACTGCGCGAAATGATCGCCGAGATTCGTGAAGGCGTAAGCAACGTGGCGTCAGCCGCTTCGGAAATCGCCGCCGGCAACACTGACCTGTCCTCCCGTACCGAACAACAGTCTGCCGCCGTGGTGGAAACCGCCGCCAGCATGGAACAGTTAACCTCAACGGTGAAGCAAAACGCCGACAATGCGCATCACGCCTCGCAGCTGGCTGCCGATGCCTCGACAAATGCGACCCGTGGCGGTGAAATCGTCACCGACGTAGTCAGTACCATGAATGAGATCGCCGTCAGTTCACGACGTATTTCTGAGATAACCACAGTCATCAACGGCATTGCTTTTCAGACCAACATTCTGGCGCTCAACGCCGCAGTAGAAGCCGCCCGCGCAGGTGAGCAAGGCCGTGGCTTTGCGGTCGTGGCCGGTGAAGTACGCAGTCTGGCCCAACGTAGCGCCCAGGCCGCCAAAGAGATCGAAACGCTGATCGGCGAATCCGTCACCAGGGTAAACACCGGTTCCGCTCTGGTGGAAAATGCGGGTAAAACCATGGACGACATTATCCGCTCAATCACCCATGTACATGACATTATGGGGGAGATTGCCTCTGCCTCCGACGAGCAAAGCCGCGGCATCAACCAAATCTCCACCGCAATCACGGAAATGGACGCCACCACCCAGCAAAACGCCGCGCTGGTGGAAGAATCTTCCGCTGCCGCTAACTCGCTGGAAGAACAGGCGCAAATCCTGGAACAGGCGGTATCCATGTTCCGTCTGAGCCATGACGGCTCCACGCCTCAGGTAAGCCAGCACGCCGCTATCAGCGCTAAACCATCATTGATGCTGGGCAAACCCGCAATGAAAACGTCCACCAAAACCGCTGCGGTGAAGAAAACGCCTGTTGTCGCTGGCAGCAAAGATGACTGGGAGTCGTTCTAA
- the sbmA gene encoding peptide antibiotic transporter SbmA gives MFKSFFPNPKLFFSSALIWSLVAVVIWYSWGRPLGDNLLHISQPLPQGAIRFLSPAFLWFYGYYLLCVGLFAGVWVWLHPHPWQRWSILGTSLIIFVTYFSVEVGVAINDWYVPFYDLIQRALSTPNAVTIQAFYQQLLIFLGIALTAVTVGVLNLFFVSHYVFRWRTAMNDYYTSHWQALRHIEGAAQRIQEDTMRFASTVESLGVDLVKSLMTLIAFLPVLISLSSHVKSLPLIGEIPYGLVIAALVWSLAGTGLLALIGIKLPGLGFNNQRVEAAYRKELVYGEDDASRATPPTVKQLFSNVRKNYFRLYFHYTYFNIARVLYLQTDNIFGIIMLLPSIVAGSLTLGLMTQITNVFDQVRSSFQYLINSWTTIVELISIYKRLRSFESVIHLPTTTDTADALSPASDA, from the coding sequence ATGTTCAAGTCGTTCTTTCCTAACCCCAAATTGTTTTTTTCCTCGGCGCTGATCTGGTCGCTGGTGGCGGTCGTCATCTGGTATAGCTGGGGGCGCCCGCTGGGTGATAACCTGCTGCACATCAGTCAGCCGCTACCACAAGGCGCGATTCGGTTTCTGTCACCCGCTTTTCTGTGGTTCTATGGCTACTACCTGCTGTGTGTGGGGCTATTCGCTGGCGTCTGGGTATGGCTACATCCGCATCCCTGGCAGCGCTGGTCAATTCTTGGCACCTCGTTGATCATTTTCGTTACCTATTTCTCGGTAGAGGTCGGGGTCGCAATCAACGACTGGTACGTCCCTTTTTACGATCTGATCCAAAGAGCGCTGAGCACACCTAATGCGGTAACCATCCAGGCATTTTACCAGCAACTGCTGATCTTCCTTGGTATTGCGCTAACCGCGGTAACCGTGGGTGTGTTGAATCTCTTTTTCGTCAGCCACTACGTCTTTCGCTGGCGTACTGCCATGAATGACTATTACACCTCACACTGGCAGGCATTGCGCCACATTGAAGGGGCGGCGCAACGTATTCAGGAAGACACCATGCGTTTCGCATCTACAGTGGAAAGCCTGGGAGTGGATTTGGTGAAATCATTGATGACGCTGATTGCCTTTTTACCGGTGCTGATAAGCCTCTCATCTCATGTTAAATCACTGCCGTTAATCGGCGAAATTCCCTACGGTCTGGTGATTGCGGCTCTCGTCTGGTCGCTGGCGGGTACTGGTTTGCTGGCGCTGATCGGCATCAAACTTCCGGGCCTGGGGTTCAATAATCAGCGGGTGGAAGCCGCCTATCGTAAAGAGCTGGTGTATGGCGAGGACGATGCCAGCCGTGCCACACCACCTACGGTCAAGCAACTATTTAGCAACGTACGGAAAAATTATTTCCGCCTCTACTTCCACTACACCTACTTTAATATCGCACGGGTGCTTTATCTGCAAACCGACAACATCTTTGGCATCATCATGCTGTTGCCATCTATTGTCGCAGGCAGTCTGACCCTCGGCCTGATGACGCAAATCACTAATGTGTTCGATCAGGTACGCAGCTCATTCCAGTACCTGATTAACTCCTGGACCACCATCGTGGAGCTGATATCGATTTATAAACGCCTGCGCAGTTTCGAATCGGTCATTCATCTGCCAACCACGACCGACACGGCGGATGCGCTCTCCCCGGCGTCTGATGCATAA
- a CDS encoding FHIPEP family type III secretion protein, whose amino-acid sequence MAVLITWLNRFIINAMQRAEAAGIVIVIAIMLMMLFPLSASLTDMLIALNMVMSLLLAGLAIYLAKPLAFAIFPALVLLTTLFRLSLSIAITRHILLQQDAGQMVKAVGHIAVRDSLTVGLLLFLILTLVNFLVITKRSDHVAEMAARLMLDETSGTPMYIDSGVHSGLFGSQQTGQRRQSIGNESQLFGAMRGAMKLVKGEAIVGLAIIFINIMGGFTLDVLQHGMAAGHALHISLALTIGEGLIVQISALLTSLTAGLIIIYAAADRQKTTFNIGRELIRQLAHQPKTWIILSLGALMAALLPGIPALMLLLISLALFSNGMFQMWWEKSNQLQNSRQASNNQPAEPHGTQDLRRFNPARAYLLQFHTVWQGSEAVAVLVQDILHLRHQLMYQFGFTLPSFDIEFNANVPEDEFRFCVYEIPQLRASFGVPLLAVPRRQLPEDTQDASIIAGLPARDEQGLLWLTPEHPLLQQPELDAWSPNALILSRMENAIHRSGAKFIGLQETTSILVWLEDEHPTLADELQRTMPLSRFASVLQRLASERVPLRSIQVIAQALIDIGQHERDINALTDYVRLQLKTQICRQYSQGNQLTAWLLTLETEELLRDELLQTQSKTFRALPSRYSTTLHNQLRHIFPAIIPSSSLILVAQDLRSPLRILLQDEFHHVPVLSFTELESYLSINVAGHIDLRNKADPGNRLE is encoded by the coding sequence ATGGCTGTACTCATTACCTGGCTTAACCGCTTTATCATAAATGCCATGCAGCGCGCCGAGGCGGCAGGTATCGTGATTGTCATAGCGATCATGCTCATGATGCTCTTTCCCCTGTCGGCCAGCCTGACCGACATGCTGATTGCACTTAACATGGTTATGTCGTTACTGCTGGCCGGACTGGCAATCTACCTCGCCAAACCGTTGGCTTTCGCCATATTCCCGGCACTGGTACTGCTGACCACCTTGTTTCGGCTGTCACTGTCCATCGCCATCACCCGCCATATCCTGCTGCAACAGGACGCGGGTCAGATGGTAAAAGCCGTGGGTCATATTGCAGTACGCGATAGCCTGACAGTCGGTCTGCTGCTCTTTCTGATTCTGACGCTAGTGAACTTTCTGGTCATTACCAAAAGGTCGGATCATGTAGCGGAAATGGCGGCACGCTTGATGCTGGATGAAACCTCCGGCACGCCAATGTATATCGACAGCGGCGTGCACTCCGGGCTGTTCGGCTCCCAACAAACGGGTCAGCGGCGGCAAAGCATCGGTAATGAGAGCCAACTGTTTGGTGCGATGAGAGGGGCGATGAAGCTCGTTAAAGGAGAAGCGATTGTCGGTCTGGCGATCATATTCATCAACATCATGGGTGGTTTCACCCTCGATGTACTGCAACACGGCATGGCTGCTGGTCATGCCCTACACATCTCTCTGGCGCTGACCATCGGCGAAGGTCTGATCGTACAGATTTCGGCGCTGCTGACGTCACTAACCGCGGGGCTTATCATCATCTATGCCGCAGCCGACAGACAGAAAACAACGTTCAACATTGGCCGTGAACTCATCAGGCAACTGGCCCACCAGCCTAAAACGTGGATTATCTTATCGCTGGGTGCTCTGATGGCCGCACTGTTACCCGGCATACCCGCACTGATGCTACTGCTCATCAGCCTGGCTTTGTTCAGCAACGGCATGTTCCAGATGTGGTGGGAAAAATCGAATCAATTACAGAATTCACGGCAGGCGAGCAATAACCAGCCCGCCGAACCACACGGCACTCAGGATCTACGCCGTTTTAACCCGGCGCGTGCCTACCTGTTGCAGTTCCATACCGTATGGCAGGGTTCGGAGGCGGTAGCGGTGCTGGTACAGGATATTCTCCACCTGCGCCACCAACTGATGTATCAATTTGGCTTTACGCTGCCATCGTTCGATATTGAGTTCAACGCCAACGTGCCGGAAGATGAGTTCCGCTTCTGCGTGTACGAAATTCCGCAGTTGCGAGCCAGCTTCGGCGTGCCGTTGCTGGCCGTGCCACGCAGACAATTGCCGGAAGATACGCAGGACGCCAGTATCATTGCCGGGCTGCCTGCCCGCGATGAACAAGGCCTGTTGTGGCTGACGCCAGAACACCCGTTGTTACAACAACCGGAACTGGATGCCTGGAGTCCAAACGCGCTAATCCTTAGTCGCATGGAGAATGCCATTCATCGCAGCGGCGCAAAGTTTATTGGCCTGCAGGAAACCACATCGATCCTCGTCTGGCTGGAAGATGAACACCCTACACTGGCGGATGAATTACAGCGCACCATGCCGCTATCGCGCTTCGCCAGCGTGCTGCAACGATTGGCATCGGAGCGGGTGCCGCTGCGTTCAATACAGGTGATCGCACAAGCGCTGATCGACATCGGTCAGCATGAGCGCGACATCAACGCCCTCACCGACTACGTGCGGTTGCAACTAAAAACCCAGATTTGCCGCCAGTATAGTCAGGGGAATCAACTCACCGCCTGGCTGCTGACGCTGGAAACCGAAGAACTCCTACGTGACGAGTTACTCCAGACGCAAAGTAAAACCTTCCGTGCACTGCCTTCACGCTACAGCACCACGTTACACAACCAGTTGCGCCACATATTCCCGGCGATAATTCCGTCATCATCGCTCATTCTGGTGGCGCAAGACCTGCGCAGTCCGCTGCGTATTCTGCTGCAAGACGAATTTCATCACGTGCCGGTGTTGTCATTCACCGAACTGGAATCCTACCTGTCGATTAACGTCGCAGGCCACATTGACCTTCGCAACAAGGCTGACCCCGGTAATCGATTGGAATAG
- a CDS encoding RNA polymerase sigma factor: METITLKQIKTSQPQTPANTVNWEQVFRLHGKRLQNFIRKRVSNREDVEDLQQMTYLEVLKNREKFAGTSRPETWVFGIALNLVRNHFRQVRHRFREISDDTPEVAEILSMDIDLCRMTECEHALSRTLTASAHLPEETRKILMMLLDADISYQDIADQLNIPIGTVRSRLSRARGYLRQVIDV; the protein is encoded by the coding sequence ATGGAAACGATTACACTGAAACAAATAAAAACGTCTCAACCTCAAACGCCTGCCAATACTGTGAACTGGGAGCAAGTTTTTCGCCTGCATGGCAAGCGATTGCAAAATTTCATTCGCAAGCGCGTATCGAACCGTGAGGATGTGGAAGATTTACAGCAGATGACCTATCTGGAGGTGCTGAAAAACCGTGAAAAGTTCGCTGGCACTTCACGCCCGGAAACCTGGGTATTTGGTATTGCTCTGAATTTGGTGCGCAACCACTTCAGGCAGGTCCGTCATCGTTTTCGTGAAATCAGCGATGATACGCCCGAAGTGGCGGAAATCCTGTCGATGGACATCGATCTCTGTCGTATGACGGAGTGTGAACATGCGCTAAGCCGTACGCTGACAGCCAGTGCGCACCTGCCAGAGGAAACGCGTAAAATATTAATGATGCTGTTGGATGCGGATATCAGTTACCAGGATATCGCCGATCAGCTCAACATTCCTATTGGCACTGTACGTTCGCGTCTCTCCCGCGCCAGGGGGTATCTAAGACAAGTCATTGATGTATAA
- a CDS encoding PAS domain-containing sensor histidine kinase, with amino-acid sequence MLYTPTSPQPYHLDDVPPLALVDFAFSRIKDAIYIVNDVAQFCYVNDEACRMLGYSRREFRRMRVQDITPDWKKEETNRHWYDPHCGKSELTVETRHKTRLGIVLPVEVSVNHFLHKRRKYSMCVVRDIRERQHIEQLAYAREQEFRTLAENIPALIIRFDPQLNCLYANPATLAYLRFTAEQVYGRQLTDLLPHSRCVVHILQRVQQVADSKKSIEDELEEESDAAAMHHRRSYHLRCVPEFDQNGSLTSILAVGHDITVIRYTEKKREDAQMRLLARQRELSREEERKHIAREIHDELGQLLTSMRMSLSLMCMQFTRDNPPTLTQLQNLMALSDKTIQVVRQVATRLRPNVLNMGLTPALEWLRDDFIRQYGCPCLLRTPASEVVLNDECATAAFRVVQESLTNIARYAEATQVVIALENREGVIVLSVCDNGKGFDTQNGKPHTFGLMSMKERGRMLGGEVIIESQPGAGTLVRLTFPQETAA; translated from the coding sequence ATGTTATATACCCCTACTTCCCCACAACCCTACCATCTGGATGATGTACCGCCGCTGGCGCTGGTGGATTTCGCTTTTAGCCGGATCAAGGATGCCATTTATATTGTCAACGATGTGGCGCAGTTTTGTTATGTGAATGACGAAGCTTGCCGCATGTTGGGCTACAGTCGCCGTGAATTTCGTCGTATGCGGGTGCAGGACATAACGCCCGACTGGAAAAAAGAAGAGACGAATCGTCACTGGTATGATCCGCATTGCGGGAAAAGTGAACTGACGGTTGAAACCCGGCATAAGACCCGTCTTGGCATCGTGTTACCGGTAGAAGTCAGTGTGAATCATTTCCTGCATAAAAGACGAAAATACAGTATGTGCGTAGTCAGGGATATTCGGGAACGCCAACATATCGAACAATTAGCCTATGCCCGCGAGCAGGAGTTCAGGACGCTGGCGGAAAATATACCGGCTCTAATCATACGCTTTGATCCACAGCTCAATTGCCTGTATGCCAACCCTGCCACATTGGCGTACCTGCGTTTTACCGCTGAGCAGGTGTATGGGCGTCAACTGACGGATTTACTGCCGCACTCCCGCTGTGTTGTGCACATTCTTCAGCGGGTACAACAGGTGGCAGACTCGAAAAAGAGCATTGAAGATGAGCTGGAGGAAGAGAGCGACGCGGCAGCGATGCATCACCGGAGGAGTTATCATCTCCGCTGTGTACCGGAATTTGACCAGAACGGTAGCCTGACGTCGATCCTCGCTGTTGGGCACGATATCACGGTCATTCGCTATACTGAAAAAAAGCGTGAGGACGCTCAAATGCGTTTGCTGGCGCGTCAGCGTGAACTCTCTCGTGAAGAAGAACGTAAACACATCGCCAGAGAGATCCATGACGAGTTGGGACAGCTCCTGACATCAATGCGTATGAGCCTGTCGCTGATGTGTATGCAGTTCACCCGTGACAACCCGCCAACGCTAACGCAACTACAGAACCTGATGGCGTTGTCCGATAAGACCATTCAGGTGGTGCGACAGGTGGCCACCCGGTTACGCCCCAATGTGCTGAATATGGGGTTAACGCCGGCGCTGGAATGGCTGCGCGATGACTTTATCCGGCAATACGGCTGCCCGTGCCTGCTGCGAACACCCGCGTCGGAAGTGGTGCTGAATGACGAATGCGCTACGGCGGCATTCCGGGTAGTACAAGAGTCGCTCACCAATATTGCCCGTTATGCCGAAGCGACACAGGTCGTGATTGCCCTGGAAAACCGCGAAGGCGTGATCGTGCTGAGCGTGTGCGACAACGGTAAAGGATTTGACACCCAAAACGGTAAACCTCATACCTTTGGCCTGATGAGCATGAAAGAGCGGGGTCGAATGCTGGGCGGTGAAGTAATAATAGAAAGCCAGCCGGGAGCCGGTACGCTGGTTCGGCTGACGTTTCCGCAGGAGACTGCTGCGTAG